A single region of the Sciurus carolinensis chromosome 16, mSciCar1.2, whole genome shotgun sequence genome encodes:
- the Apoe gene encoding apolipoprotein E — translation MKALWALLVATLLAGCQAEMELELEPEVQEWQVGQQAGQQAGQPWELALGRVWDYLHWVQTLSDQVQEELLSSQVTQELTVLIEETMKEVKAYKSELEEQLSPMAEETKARLSKELQAAQARLGADMEDVRNRLEQYRGEVQAMLGQSTEELRARLASHLRKLRKRMLRDAEDLQKRLAVYQAGAREGAERGVSAIRERLGPLVEQGRLRAATVSNLASQPLRERAQAWGERLRGRLEEVGSRARDRLDEVREQVEEVRAKVEEQTAQMRLQAEAFQARLKSWFEPLVEDMQRQWAGLVEKMQAAMGTSTAPASSDNH, via the exons ATGAAGGCTCTGTGGGCCCTACTGGTGGCCACGCTCCTGGCAG GATGCCAGGCCGAgatggagctggagctggagccagAGGTGCAGGAGTGGCAGGTGGGACAGCAGGCCGGACAGCAGGCTGGACAGCCCTGGGAGCTGGCCCTGGGCCGCGTCTGGGATTACCTGCACTGGGTGCAGACGCTCTCTGATCAGGTGCAGGAGGAGCTACTCAGCTCCCAGGTCACCCAGGAACTGAC GGTGCTGATAGAAGAGACCATGAAGGAGGTGAAGGCCTACAAATCGGAGCTGGAGGAGCAGCTGAGCCCCATGGCGGAGGAGACGAAGGCCCGGCTCTCCAAGGAGCTGCAGGCGGCGCAGGCCCGGCTGGGGGCGGACATGGAGGACGTGCGCAACCGCCTGGAGCAGTACCGCGGCGAGGTGCAGGCCATGCTGGGCCAGAGCACCGAGGAGCTGCGGGCGCGCCTGGCCTCGCACCTGCGCAAGCTGCGCAAGCGGATGCTGCGCGATGCCGAGGACCTGCAGAAGCGCCTGGCCGTGTATCAGGCCGGGGCCCGCGAGGGTGCGGAGCGCGGCGTGAGCGCCATCCGGGAGCGCCTCGGGCCGCTGGTGGAGCAGGGCCGCCTGCGGGCGGCCACGGTGAGCAACCTGGCCAGCCAGCCGCTGCGGGAGCGCGCCCAGGCCTGGGGCGAGCGGCTGCGCgggcggctggaggaggtgggcagccGCGCGCGCGACCGCCTGGACGAGGTGCGCGAGCAGGTGGAGGAGGTGCGCGCCAAGGTGGAGGAGCAAACCGCACAGATGCGCCTGCAGGCTGAGGCCTTCCAGGCCCGCCTCAAGAGCTGGTTCGAACCCCTGGTGGAAGACATGCAGCGCCAGTGGGCCGGGCTGGTGGAGAAGATGCAGGCGGCCATGGGCACCAGCACCGCCCCGGCCTCCAGCGACAATCACTGA
- the Apoc1 gene encoding apolipoprotein C-I translates to MRLLLALPVLVVVLSMVLEGPAPAQATPDVLSTLENIPDKLKEFGNTLEDKTRAAIDHIRQSDIATKTRNWISETFNKVKGTLKDTFS, encoded by the exons ATGAGGCTCCTCCTGGCGCTGCCCGTCCTGGTGGTGGTCCTGTCCATGGTTCTGGAAG gcccagccccagcccaggccacACCCGATGTCCTCAGCACCCTGGAGAACATCCCAGATAAGCTGAAGGAGTTTGGAAACACCCTGGAGGACAAGACCCGGGCAGCCATCGACCACATCCGACAGAGTGACATTGCTACCAAGACCAG GAATTGGATTTCGGAGACATTCAACAAAGTGAAGGGAACACTCAAAGACACCTTCTCCTGA